The Pseudomonas aeruginosa genome includes the window GCGGATCTGCTGGCTGACTGCCGAAGGGGTCATGCCCAGGCTCTGGGCCGCGGCTGCCATCGAGCCCTTGTCCACCACAGTGGCGAAGATCGCCATGCCTTTCAGCGAATCCATGCCGGTTCCTCCTTGCGGGAGACTGCGCCTGGGGAAAAATCACCGGAAAAAGCGCGAGAAAGCATGCCCAGCGGGCGAGGTCGTCGAGTTACGGAAAAATACGGACGCGTATGGGAGCGAAGCATGAGTCAGCCAAAGAACTAATCAGGTCGCAGTGGTCGCATGTTGGTCGCTCTCATTGGTCAGGTCGAAAAATGTCCATTTTTTGTGAGTTATGGATTTTTTGTCCGAAATGAGCTACTCAGTACAAGTCAAGTGAAATATTCATTTTGAAACATCTTGTAACCGTGTGACCACTTTCAGGGGGTAATTTCGACCCTGTCGATGCGCAAAATCTGGATTTCCTTGCCTTTAACCCGAAACGGGGCGCTGAACGGCCAGCGCTCCAGGGTCAGGGTGCGTACGCCTGGCACCTCGCTGGGCCGCCCTGCCCCCTGGTTGGCTACCTGCTGCAGCGGTTTCACCTGCTCGACGATGTCCTGAACGGCTTTCAGAGCTTTTTCCGGGCCGATCAGCACGACGTAATGGTCGTAGATGGCGTCCAGGTCGGCGGCCGCCTTGCGGGTCCACTTCAGGCTCATTGCAGCCCCCAGCGCTTCTCGATCTCGGTGTGTTCCAGCAGGCGACCGGCATTGGCATC containing:
- the parE gene encoding type II toxin-antitoxin system toxin ParE, with the translated sequence MSLKWTRKAAADLDAIYDHYVVLIGPEKALKAVQDIVEQVKPLQQVANQGAGRPSEVPGVRTLTLERWPFSAPFRVKGKEIQILRIDRVEITP